Proteins from one Leptospirillum ferriphilum genomic window:
- a CDS encoding efflux RND transporter permease subunit: MKTGFFDKILDNRLLVILIALLLSGAGLLSLKSLAVDALPDVSPVSVTVLTEAPGIAPVEIEKQITNTIETEMNGLPGVVLIRSKTLFGLSSVTIVFRNSMDIYRARTLVMERLSESRTALPPGVSPILGAVSTPTGNIFRYTLEGPGVDLMKLRTYQDWIVKRALLTVRGVAGILSYGGYVKAYFVNVDPYRLLAFHLSLDQVAKALSVNNENVGGGYIDVGGESYIVRGIGRIRSRQDIESIVVATRQGVPVLIRDIGAVKVLPEVRRGNALEGNREVVKGTVVMLRGENALDVLSRLQAKVHEINSHLLPDHVRIHEYYSSAPLILKAVHTVIHALIEGSVLVILILIIFLGRIWAASVVAVTLPVSILVTFFLMQRLHMAADLMSMGGIVIGIGMMVDASIVMAENIERHQWEKGIPIGKDEIAGAAGEVVRPILFSIAIISSVFIPILFLPGIPGKMFSPMATAILLALGSSLILSLTFVPVMMSFFRNGKTGRMEKLGEALFHLIQSTYVSLLKKLLPRGRTVIMIGVVFVGISLWVFFRTGTEFIPVMDEGSILVLADLWPSASMAETTQASRVINRILMSFPEVEMTQSRIGRAQSGTDTDVPSHTEIFVKLRPRNEWPPRVTKQELVRQMEKKLDDTLPSVSFDLSQPIQERIDEMVSGVKAMVAIKVFGDQMKTLSSYSENLAGLLKSVRGVYSVTIQRITGQPYIDIRIDHNALAQYGLSVAAVNRIVSMGIGPDGITSQVIKGVRRYNLHIRFRKKDRISIGRIRSILITTPKGITVPLGQLAVIQKVIGPSRIFHENGSRLMMVQFNIRDRATSHVVAEIRSKIKKRLPTPTGVHLEYGGEFQNTRITLDRLRILLPLTLVLVFILLYGNFRSLLYTMLILLNIPFSLVGGVLALRSFGEYLSVPASIGFIALFGVAIQNGVLLLSFAQEAQRQGDSPEQAIVRAATRRVRPVMMTALVGSLGILPLLLSHGTGANVQRPLAAVVTGGIFSSTLMTLLVLPSVYLLVMRFRKSS, from the coding sequence ATGAAAACCGGTTTTTTTGACAAGATCCTCGACAACCGTCTTCTCGTCATTCTGATCGCTCTTCTGCTGTCCGGGGCCGGTCTCCTTTCCCTGAAGTCTCTGGCGGTCGATGCCCTGCCGGACGTCTCTCCGGTTTCCGTGACTGTTCTCACGGAAGCTCCGGGCATTGCTCCAGTCGAAATCGAAAAACAGATTACCAATACGATCGAGACCGAGATGAACGGTCTGCCTGGTGTCGTTTTAATCCGATCCAAGACTCTTTTTGGGCTTTCGTCTGTCACGATCGTGTTTCGGAACAGCATGGATATTTATCGGGCCCGGACACTCGTCATGGAGAGGCTGTCCGAATCCCGTACAGCCCTTCCTCCCGGCGTCTCCCCGATCCTTGGGGCGGTGTCGACGCCGACCGGGAATATTTTTCGTTACACGTTGGAGGGCCCCGGCGTTGACCTGATGAAATTAAGGACCTATCAGGACTGGATTGTGAAAAGGGCCCTCCTGACCGTTCGGGGAGTTGCGGGGATTCTCTCCTACGGGGGGTACGTCAAGGCCTATTTTGTGAATGTCGACCCTTATCGTCTGCTGGCTTTTCATCTCTCCCTCGACCAGGTGGCAAAGGCTCTCTCTGTTAATAACGAAAATGTCGGCGGAGGGTATATTGATGTCGGTGGTGAGTCTTATATTGTCCGAGGGATTGGTCGAATTCGCTCCCGTCAGGATATTGAGTCCATTGTCGTTGCCACCCGGCAGGGTGTTCCTGTTCTGATCCGGGACATCGGGGCGGTCAAGGTCTTGCCGGAAGTCAGAAGAGGAAATGCCCTTGAAGGAAATCGGGAAGTTGTTAAAGGAACGGTCGTCATGCTTCGGGGGGAAAATGCCCTGGATGTCTTGTCCCGCCTTCAGGCCAAAGTTCACGAAATTAACAGTCACCTTCTTCCTGACCATGTCCGGATTCATGAGTACTACTCTTCTGCTCCCCTGATTCTGAAAGCGGTTCATACGGTCATTCACGCTCTGATCGAGGGAAGTGTCCTGGTCATTTTGATCCTGATCATTTTTCTCGGCAGGATCTGGGCCGCATCTGTTGTTGCGGTTACTCTGCCAGTCTCGATTCTGGTGACATTTTTCCTGATGCAGCGGCTTCACATGGCTGCAGATCTCATGTCTATGGGCGGAATTGTGATTGGAATCGGTATGATGGTCGATGCTTCGATCGTGATGGCAGAGAATATCGAACGCCACCAGTGGGAAAAGGGCATTCCTATCGGGAAAGACGAGATTGCCGGTGCTGCCGGAGAAGTTGTCCGACCCATTCTTTTTTCCATTGCCATCATTTCATCGGTCTTCATTCCGATTCTCTTCTTGCCGGGAATCCCGGGAAAGATGTTTTCTCCCATGGCGACAGCGATTCTTCTGGCGCTTGGTTCCTCCTTGATCCTGTCTTTGACATTTGTTCCTGTCATGATGAGTTTTTTTCGAAACGGCAAGACAGGCCGGATGGAAAAGCTGGGGGAAGCCCTGTTTCATCTTATCCAGTCGACATATGTCAGCTTGCTGAAGAAGCTTCTTCCCCGGGGACGTACTGTCATTATGATAGGGGTTGTCTTTGTCGGAATCTCCCTCTGGGTGTTTTTCCGGACCGGGACGGAGTTTATTCCTGTCATGGACGAAGGATCAATTCTGGTTCTGGCGGATCTTTGGCCTTCCGCCTCGATGGCGGAAACAACTCAGGCCAGCCGGGTCATTAACCGGATCCTCATGTCATTTCCAGAGGTTGAGATGACCCAATCAAGAATCGGGAGGGCCCAGTCCGGAACGGATACGGATGTTCCCTCCCATACGGAAATTTTTGTCAAGCTCCGCCCTCGCAACGAATGGCCGCCGAGAGTCACGAAGCAGGAACTTGTCCGCCAGATGGAAAAAAAACTGGATGACACCCTTCCCTCCGTTTCTTTTGATCTTTCTCAACCGATTCAGGAAAGAATCGATGAAATGGTTTCCGGGGTAAAAGCCATGGTCGCCATCAAAGTTTTTGGTGACCAGATGAAGACCCTCTCTTCCTACTCGGAAAATCTTGCAGGACTCCTCAAAAGCGTGCGGGGTGTTTATTCGGTGACGATTCAGAGAATCACGGGCCAACCTTATATCGATATTCGTATCGATCATAATGCCTTGGCGCAATACGGGCTGAGTGTTGCAGCAGTCAACCGGATTGTTTCAATGGGTATCGGTCCGGATGGAATCACTTCTCAGGTCATCAAAGGGGTGCGTCGCTACAACCTGCACATCCGGTTCCGGAAAAAAGACCGGATTTCCATTGGCCGGATTCGTTCCATTCTGATTACGACGCCAAAAGGCATCACCGTTCCGCTTGGACAGCTCGCTGTCATCCAAAAGGTGATTGGTCCTTCTCGAATTTTTCACGAAAATGGCAGTCGGCTCATGATGGTCCAGTTCAATATCCGGGATCGGGCGACCAGTCATGTTGTGGCAGAGATCCGGTCAAAAATAAAAAAACGTTTGCCCACCCCAACGGGGGTTCACCTGGAGTATGGAGGGGAGTTTCAGAATACCAGGATTACGCTGGACCGGTTACGTATTCTTCTTCCGCTGACACTGGTCCTGGTTTTTATCCTGTTGTACGGAAACTTTCGCTCCCTCCTCTATACGATGCTGATTTTGCTCAATATTCCCTTTTCTCTGGTCGGTGGGGTTTTGGCGCTCCGGAGTTTTGGAGAATATTTAAGTGTTCCTGCATCGATAGGGTTCATTGCTCTCTTTGGGGTGGCTATCCAGAACGGGGTTTTGTTATTGTCTTTTGCTCAAGAAGCCCAGCGACAGGGCGATTCCCCCGAGCAGGCAATTGTCCGTGCCGCGACGCGGCGGGTGCGGCCTGTTAT